The Candidatus Manganitrophus noduliformans genome includes a window with the following:
- a CDS encoding CsbD family protein, whose product MNWDPNEGNWKQLKGQVRETWGKFTDDDLDVIGGRKDKLIGKLQERYGIAEEAAEAQFKKFYEQRRT is encoded by the coding sequence ATGAACTGGGACCCAAACGAAGGGAATTGGAAACAGCTGAAAGGCCAGGTGAGGGAGACGTGGGGAAAATTCACGGACGATGATCTCGACGTCATCGGCGGCCGAAAAGATAAATTGATCGGCAAGCTGCAGGAGAGATATGGAATCGCCGAAGAAGCGGCGGAAGCGCAATTTAAAAAATTCTATGAGCAGCGCCGGACATAG
- a CDS encoding DUF3185 family protein, with protein MNRSISIAVLAGGILLIVFGVGVSQSVSSDISRFFTGSPTEKAIWLLSGGVAATVVGLLGVSRGSMRN; from the coding sequence ATGAACAGATCTATCTCGATCGCCGTTCTGGCCGGGGGTATTTTGCTGATCGTTTTCGGCGTCGGCGTGTCACAGTCGGTCAGCTCCGACATTTCTCGGTTTTTCACCGGCTCACCCACCGAAAAGGCGATCTGGCTGCTGTCCGGCGGCGTTGCCGCGACCGTTGTCGGCCTGCTGGGAGTGTCGCGCGGATCAATGCGAAACTGA
- a CDS encoding response regulator has protein sequence MSKRILIVDDDPDSRTILTCILEHGGYEVGIANDGFEAIKEIGDHPPDLVLLDIMMPGKNGFEVCEWVKSNPKISHIFIIIISAKSDPISQEQASHLGASDYITKPINPSEVLRRVRKFL, from the coding sequence ATGTCTAAAAGAATTTTAATCGTAGATGATGATCCGGACAGCCGCACGATTTTGACTTGTATCCTGGAACACGGCGGATATGAGGTCGGAATTGCAAATGATGGATTCGAGGCGATCAAGGAGATTGGGGATCACCCCCCGGATTTGGTTCTTCTGGATATCATGATGCCGGGTAAGAATGGTTTTGAGGTCTGCGAGTGGGTCAAGAGCAACCCCAAAATAAGTCATATCTTCATTATCATAATCAGCGCAAAATCGGACCCGATATCTCAAGAGCAAGCGTCGCATCTTGGGGCAAGTGATTATATAACCAAGCCGATCAACCCTTCCGAGGTTTTACGCCGCGTGAGAAAATTTTTATAG
- a CDS encoding ATP-binding protein, producing the protein MTQRAQKVKPPQRKGIDYHQAAQLSALRAFSVSFSNASPSSSFRLFAETFLEYVLQIFEADGAYLEFSPPSSSEKIRLTIGSLRDEAAWRKILFPRAKKFPLVHQGPPHPGKKITRQTGWDPKTSSLISTPIRWGNQNFGVLAIGKSGVPSFFSETDLEELALFTHYLALASKKISFKKTREEAIQEFSENLEDGIYVIDRHGRALVVNPKGRALLGIHDKEEAIRGLHDDPVLLNIRTAGGAIPTPHQLPLARALRGETFSSVEYMIRRPGEKSDVHLSLSGGFLYDKKRKIAEGILVAREITEFKQRERRLKTDLAEQKERERVRTTFLSHVSHELKTPLNVIVGYTGLLLEERYGRLPEKAKEALSRTRVNAKELAQMINDLLTLSKLEATKMIVAVEEVDLGALLRDVLKDARSLSAEKPIEFFLKIDRDLPLIKSDPAKLKEIFLNLFSNAVKYTREGSIQVLAKNLPEQRRVRVDVVDTGIGIQEADLAHLFEEFHRVEDPGMTNTPGTGLGLAIVKNMARLLHGSVEVESVYGKGSTFTIFLPYALRKRP; encoded by the coding sequence ATGACGCAACGCGCACAAAAAGTGAAACCGCCGCAGCGCAAGGGAATAGACTATCATCAAGCGGCCCAGCTCTCGGCGCTGCGGGCCTTCTCCGTCTCTTTTTCAAACGCCTCCCCTTCCTCTTCCTTTCGCCTGTTTGCGGAAACCTTCTTGGAGTATGTCCTCCAGATCTTTGAGGCGGATGGGGCTTATCTGGAATTCTCTCCCCCCTCTTCATCAGAGAAGATCCGCCTTACCATCGGTTCTCTCCGGGATGAGGCGGCGTGGCGGAAGATACTCTTTCCCCGCGCGAAGAAGTTCCCCCTCGTCCATCAGGGGCCGCCCCACCCCGGGAAAAAGATCACCCGGCAGACGGGATGGGATCCGAAAACCTCCTCCCTGATCTCCACCCCCATCCGTTGGGGAAATCAGAACTTCGGGGTGCTCGCCATCGGAAAGTCGGGAGTTCCTTCGTTTTTCAGCGAAACCGACCTCGAAGAGCTTGCCCTCTTCACCCATTATCTCGCGCTGGCTTCAAAGAAGATCTCCTTCAAGAAGACGAGAGAGGAGGCCATTCAGGAGTTTTCGGAGAACCTTGAAGACGGGATCTACGTGATCGATCGGCACGGCCGGGCCCTCGTGGTAAATCCAAAAGGAAGGGCGCTTCTCGGCATTCATGACAAAGAGGAGGCGATCCGCGGGCTTCATGACGACCCGGTTTTATTGAATATCCGCACTGCCGGCGGCGCGATCCCCACCCCTCATCAGCTTCCCCTGGCACGGGCGCTCCGGGGAGAAACTTTCTCCTCCGTCGAATACATGATTCGGCGTCCCGGGGAGAAGAGCGACGTTCATTTGAGCCTGTCGGGAGGGTTTCTCTACGACAAGAAGAGAAAAATTGCCGAGGGGATCCTGGTGGCCCGCGAGATCACCGAATTCAAGCAGCGGGAACGGCGGCTCAAAACGGATCTGGCCGAACAAAAAGAGAGAGAACGGGTGAGGACCACCTTTCTCAGCCACGTCTCCCACGAGCTGAAAACGCCGCTTAATGTCATCGTCGGATATACGGGACTCCTTTTAGAAGAACGCTACGGGCGGCTTCCGGAGAAGGCCAAAGAGGCGCTGTCTCGAACGCGTGTGAATGCAAAAGAGCTGGCCCAGATGATCAATGATCTCCTGACCCTCTCCAAATTGGAGGCGACAAAGATGATCGTCGCCGTGGAAGAGGTCGATCTCGGAGCGCTTTTGCGGGATGTGCTGAAGGACGCGCGCTCTCTGAGCGCGGAAAAACCGATTGAATTTTTCCTGAAGATCGATCGGGACCTCCCCCTGATCAAGAGCGATCCGGCCAAGCTCAAGGAGATCTTTTTAAACCTCTTCTCAAACGCGGTAAAATACACCCGGGAAGGTTCGATCCAGGTTCTCGCCAAGAATCTTCCCGAGCAAAGGCGGGTCCGGGTAGACGTGGTCGATACCGGCATTGGGATTCAAGAGGCGGATCTCGCCCATCTCTTCGAAGAGTTCCACCGGGTGGAAGATCCCGGCATGACGAATACCCCGGGAACCGGTCTGGGACTGGCCATTGTGAAAAACATGGCGAGGCTGCTGCACGGTTCCGTGGAGGTCGAAAGTGTTTACGGGAAGGGATCGACCTTCACGATCTTCCTCCCCTATGCCCTGCGAAAGCGTCCATGA
- a CDS encoding ATPase domain-containing protein — MAREKGSNLTRTGNSGLDRILKGGILKGHSVLVEGGAGTGKTILALQFLYEGAMNLNEPGILLSLDVHPAKLYRDAAAFGWNLKKLEEEGKLKVILASVQATIDQLQGENSPLEKEIRRIGAGRIVLDSITLLRDMVTDMKEFRKIIRILLNSFEREGLTSMMTLETEPAKRGEYLVERSSVDAIFTLSANLSDGREHELRRLRVTKARGQDYLSGNHTFQIVDGKGIVLYPRIAGQVRSENGIKESDPARREKFGIPELDEMLSGGIYPGTAVMIAGSTGSGKSLLGLQFLLEGIRAGENGLIVNLEETAEQIVRNAKVLGFDLSPLIDQGRLKIVTIDPAELDLNQHVGLVIERARAISAQRVLIDSVSAYEAVAQNPLQYKDALFALVSYFKRRGVSSLFTSEIPELIETPRITSQMTSMLVDTLLLLRYIQIDNKVGKVLLVLKSRGSNHSKELREYVIEQGGIRLLPMDFRKTAPPFTFR, encoded by the coding sequence ATGGCAAGAGAAAAGGGATCGAACCTGACTCGCACGGGAAATTCGGGCCTCGATCGAATTTTAAAAGGGGGAATCCTGAAGGGGCATTCCGTTCTGGTGGAAGGAGGGGCCGGGACAGGGAAAACGATTCTTGCTTTGCAGTTCCTCTACGAGGGGGCGATGAACCTGAACGAGCCGGGGATCCTCCTCTCACTCGATGTCCACCCGGCGAAGCTCTATCGCGACGCCGCCGCCTTCGGCTGGAACCTGAAAAAACTGGAAGAGGAGGGAAAACTCAAGGTGATTCTTGCCTCGGTCCAGGCGACCATCGATCAACTCCAGGGGGAGAATAGCCCTTTGGAAAAAGAGATTCGCCGAATCGGCGCCGGCCGCATCGTCCTCGACAGCATCACGCTGCTCCGGGACATGGTCACCGACATGAAAGAATTTCGAAAGATAATCCGCATTCTCCTCAACAGCTTCGAGCGGGAAGGGCTGACCTCGATGATGACCTTGGAGACAGAGCCGGCGAAAAGAGGCGAGTACCTCGTGGAACGCTCTTCCGTCGACGCGATCTTCACCCTCTCGGCCAACCTCTCCGATGGCCGGGAACATGAGTTACGGAGGCTTCGGGTCACCAAGGCCCGCGGCCAGGACTATCTCTCGGGAAACCATACTTTCCAGATCGTCGATGGGAAAGGAATCGTCCTCTATCCGCGGATCGCGGGACAGGTTCGGTCGGAAAACGGGATAAAAGAATCCGATCCGGCCCGGAGGGAGAAGTTCGGAATTCCTGAGCTGGACGAGATGCTCTCGGGGGGCATCTACCCTGGAACGGCCGTGATGATCGCCGGAAGCACCGGTTCCGGGAAATCGCTCCTGGGGCTTCAGTTTCTTCTAGAAGGAATTCGGGCAGGAGAGAATGGGCTGATCGTCAACCTGGAAGAGACGGCCGAACAGATTGTCCGGAACGCCAAGGTATTGGGGTTTGATCTCTCCCCTCTGATCGATCAAGGCCGTCTGAAGATCGTCACCATCGACCCGGCGGAACTTGATTTAAACCAGCACGTCGGATTGGTGATCGAGCGGGCCCGCGCGATCTCGGCCCAGCGGGTCTTGATCGATTCGGTTTCGGCCTATGAAGCGGTCGCCCAAAATCCGCTCCAATATAAAGATGCCCTTTTTGCATTGGTTTCCTATTTCAAACGCCGGGGGGTCTCTTCCCTTTTTACAAGCGAGATTCCCGAGTTGATCGAGACCCCGCGGATCACCAGCCAGATGACCTCGATGCTGGTCGACACCCTTCTCCTCCTCCGATATATTCAGATCGATAACAAAGTCGGAAAGGTCCTTCTTGTCCTCAAGTCGCGCGGGAGCAACCACTCCAAAGAGCTCAGGGAGTACGTCATCGAGCAGGGGGGAATTCGCCTCCTCCCGATGGATTTCCGAAAGACCGCGCCTCCCTTTACGTTTAGGTAG
- a CDS encoding DUF5670 family protein gives MLWTIALFLMVLWLFGWVNGAMMGGWFIHALLSSIIQGRRPHHPRDSINDPVL, from the coding sequence ATGTTATGGACGATCGCTCTGTTTTTAATGGTTCTGTGGCTGTTCGGATGGGTGAACGGCGCGATGATGGGAGGGTGGTTTATTCATGCCCTGCTCAGCAGCATTATTCAAGGCCGAAGACCGCATCACCCGCGGGACTCTATCAACGATCCGGTTTTGTAA
- a CDS encoding DUF3185 domain-containing protein, with protein MKMERLLAIVLITVGVSAFAYQGITLTRQKGADLNLEKTSEKTRAVPPPPIVGVIALAGGIVLLLTRSNKEE; from the coding sequence ATGAAAATGGAGAGACTGCTCGCCATTGTCTTGATCACCGTGGGGGTATCGGCCTTTGCTTATCAAGGGATTACTCTCACGCGACAGAAGGGGGCCGATCTCAATCTTGAAAAGACATCTGAGAAGACGAGAGCCGTCCCGCCGCCGCCGATCGTGGGGGTCATCGCATTGGCCGGCGGCATCGTGCTGCTGCTCACGAGAAGCAACAAAGAAGAATAG